The proteins below come from a single Drosophila busckii strain San Diego stock center, stock number 13000-0081.31 chromosome X, ASM1175060v1, whole genome shotgun sequence genomic window:
- the LOC108606675 gene encoding probable phosphorylase b kinase regulatory subunit alpha isoform X4 has translation MRSRSNSGVRLDYYQRIVHRLILAHQEPVTGLFPASNVNSHAWIRDNVYCILAVWGLSMAYKKIADQDEDRAKCYELEQSCVKLMRGLLMAMMNQKDKVEKFKMTQSPFDSLHAKYSSKNGLPVVADNEWGHLQIDAVSLYLLILAQMTASGLQIVFSLDEVSFIQNLVFYIESAYSIPDYGIWERGDKTNHGEPELNASSIGMAKAALEAMNELDLFGARGGPASVIHVLADEAHKCQAVLQSMLPRESNSKELDSGLLCVIGFPAFAVDDAQLIHNTKDAILSRLQGKYGCKRFLRDGYRTPKEDPTRLYYERWELRMFENIECEWPLFYCYLILFHAFQNDKRAVQDYADRLEKIMVRSEDGILLVPESYAVPQELVGNEYQKPGSQPREVVGRCPFLWGQSLFILGRLLQEGFLAVGELDPLNRRLGAQKKPDVVVQVVIIAEDNEIRDKLAEHDLHVQTIAEVAPIEVQPARVLSHLYTYLGRNRKLGLTGRKSRDVGILSTSKLYSLKDRIFAFTPQFVDLSRFYIASDNELMIDILKGEINFLKSAWDLLGRPLVTLVLKRIHLDQDKIPLAMIQTMRKLKSGYINGTRVMLGNLKDFLNTSAITDLSFLGSTEDGYPDRLHPDVQTYLDEHLLRSFSNRSTMNLRGGQLRPRHLRRRMSCKGAIKKTRSINVDSDNLGMEGPTPLTERRLSSIVPPPWLQANKQGHVSVFATTPEEGPTSPPQLGGELGLRENIYPVDPLHSRSAMDRRSEFVRQQEMPKILIQRHRAETNFADTEVEELIAMLRETENLDDQGDILQYLVDTQGLDFNTAGLGLKHKKDDDNASELEHEYADDAMLELQNIARGGVSGGGGAGAGAGVGAKRSMAVPTVIIDATTSTASNSSSSNNSNSAAAAKDEDNANSVVAPTSHAHAQSAATAASNNNNSFINDSSQSEGMLEEGRVVTVRDLLKGLYEKACQQKLWGLVRHTAGMLGKRVEDLGKAVTDLLVRQKQVTVGMPPNNEHTITAPLPEVELRQLIHDAYGDDESTAMLTQELMVYLAMFIRTEPQLFHEMLRLRVGLIIQVMAKELSRTLNCGGEAASEHLLNLSPFEMKNLLYHILSGKEFAVSSVARGNLSIVSCKSSRVSKKSQIGLGDPEGEDALIATIDDRQGQWLRRRRLDGALNRVPRDFYSRVWTVLERCQGLAIEGRVLQQSLTQEMTPGELKFALEVETALNQIPQPEYRQLVVEALMVLTLVTEHNMVPSLGDIIYVEHLVHKANQLFLEDQRKVQGDATLCCAKLKDGKEQQQAASGMLLCGGAAYICQHLYDSAPSGSYGTMTYMSRAVALVLDCVPKHGEMECAIS, from the exons ATGCGTTCGCGTAGTAATTCGGGCGTGCGCCTGGACTATTATCAGCGCATAGTGCATCGTCTGATATTGGCGCATCAAGAGCCAGTGACTGGGCTGTTTCCCGCATCGAATGTAAACTCACACGCCTGGATTCGTGACAATGTTTATTGCATACTGGCCGTTTGGGGTCTATCGATGGCCTATAAAAAGATAGCCGACCAGGATGAGGATCGTGCCAAATGCTACGAGCTAGAGCAGAGCTGCGTCAAGCTAATGCGCGGCCTGCTCATGGCCATGATGAACCAAAAGGATAAAGTGgagaaatttaaaatgacaCAGAGTCCGTTCGATTCACTGCATGCCAAATATTCAAGCAAAAATGGTTTACCCGTTGTTGCAGACAATGAGTGGGGACATTTGCAAATCGATGCAGTGTCGCTCTATCTGCTTATCTTAGCACAAATGACGGCGTCCGGCTTGCAGATAGTTTTCTCACTGGACGAGGTCAGCTTTATACAGAATCTGGTATTCTATATAGAATCTGCTTACTCTATACCCGACTATGGCATTTGGGAGCGCGGCGACAAGACCAATCATGGCGAGCCCGAGCTAAACGCCAGCTCCATTGGCATGGCCAAGGCAGCATTGGAGGCCATGAACGAATTAGATTTATTTGGCGCACGTGGCGGTCCAGCTAGCGTGATACATGTACTGGCCGATGAGGCGCACAAATGCCAAGCAGTGCTGCAGTCCATGCTGCCACGCGAATCCAACAGCAAGGAACTGGACTCGGGTCTGCTGTGTGTCATTGGCTTTCCAGCCTTTGCTGTGGATGATGCACAGCTTATACACAATACCAAAGATGCCATACTATCACGCCTGCAGGGCAAATACGGCTGCAAGCGTTTCCTACGCGATGGCTATCGCACACCCAAAGAAGACCCAACGCGTCTCTACTACGAGCGCTGGGAACTGCGCATGTTTGAGAATATTGAATGCGAATGGCCGCTGTTCTATTGCTATTTAATTCTCTTTCATGCATTTCAAAATGATAAGCGTGCTGTGCAGGACTATGCAGATCGTCTGGAGAAGATTATGGTGCGCTCAGAAGATGGTATATTGCTTGTGCCTGAGAGCTATGCTGTGCCGCAGGAACTAGTGGGCAATGAGTATCAAAAGCCAGGCTCACAGCCACGTGAAGTTGTGGGCCGTTGTCCCTTTCTCTGGGGTCAGTCGCTGTTCATTTTAGGACGACTCTTGCAAGAG GGCTTTCTAGCTGTGGGCGAGCTGGATCCCTTGAATCGTCGCTTGGGTGCACAGAAGAAACCCGATGTGGTCGTTCAAGTAGTCATCATAGCGGAAGATAATGAGATACGCGATAAGCTGGCTGAGCACGACTTGCATGTGCAAACTATAGCCGAGGTGGCGCCCATTGAGGTGCAGCCTGCACGTGTCTTAAGTCATTTATATACCTATCTAGGACGCAATCGCAAGTTGGGCCTAACTGGACGCAAATCGCGTGATGTGGGCATCTTGAGCACGAGTAAATTGTATTCACTAAAGGATCGTATATTTGCGTTTACGCCACAG TTTGTCGACTTGTCGCGCTTCTATATTGCCTCCGATAATGAACTTATGATTGACATCCTTAAAGGCGAAATCAATTTTCTAAAATCCGCTTGGGATCTGCTGGGTCGTCCCTTAGTGACGCTTGTGCTAAAGCGCATACATTTAG accAAGACAAAATACCGTTGGCCATGATACAAACAATGAGGAAATTGAAATCGGGCTACATCAATGGCACACGTGTTATGCTGGGAAATCTCAAGGACTTTCTCAATACTTCGGCCATAACGGATTTGAGCTTCTTAGGCAGCACAGAGGACGGCTATCCGGATCGTTTGCATCCGGATGTGCAAACCTATTTGGACGAGCATCTTCTGCGTTCGTTCAGCAATCGCAGCACCATGAATTTGCGCGGTGGACAGTTGCGTCCGCGTCATTTGCGTCGACGCATGTCCTGCAAGGGTGCAATCAAGAAGACGCGCTCCATCAATGTGGACT CTGACAATCTGGGCATGGAGGGACCTACGCCTTTGACCGAACGCCGTCTGTCGTCCATTGTGCCGCCTCCTTGGCTGCAGGCCAACAAGCAAGGACATGTAAGCGTGTTTGCCACAACACCCGAGGAGGGACCGACCTCACCACCCCAGCTGGGCGGAGAGCTGGGCCTGCGCGAGAATATCTATCCTGTGGATCCGTTGCACAGTCGTTCGGCCATGGATCGACGCAGCGAGTTTGTGCGCCAGCAAGAAA TGCCAAAAATTCTCATTCAACGCCATCGCGCGGAAACAAACTTTGCCGACACAGAGGTAGAGGAATTGATTGCAATGCTACGTGAAACGGAGAATCTCGATGACCAAGGCGACATCTTGCAGTATTTGGTTGATACCCAAGGCCTGGACTTTAATACGG CTGGGCTGGGATTAAAGCATAAGAAAGATGATGATAATGCGTCTG AGCTGGAGCACGAGTATGCGGATGATGCAATGCTTGAGTTGCAAAACATAGCTCGTGGTGGTGTtagcggtggtggtggtgctggtgctggtgctggtgttGGAGCCAAAAGGTCGATGGCCGTGCCAACAGTTATCATCGATGCCACTACATCCACagcgagcaacagcagcagcagcaacaacagtaacagcgccgccgccgccaaggATGAGGATAATGCTAATTCGGTTGTTGCTCCAACgtctcacgctcacgctcaatCCGCCGCCACAGCCgcctccaacaacaacaatagtttcATTAACGATTCTTCTCAATCTGAAGGAATGCTGGAAGAGGGACGCGTTGTGACAGTACGTGATCTGCTCAAGGGTCTCTATGAGAAGGCCTGCCAGCAGAAGCTTTGGGGTCTGGTGCGCCACACTGCCGGCATGCTGGGCAAACGTGTTGAGGACTTGGGTAAGGCAGTGACCGATCTGCTGGTGCGTCAAAAACAGGTAACCGTGGGCATGCCGCCGAACAATGAGCATACTATAACGGCACCCTTGCCCGAGGTAGAGCTGCGCCAGCTGATACACGAT GCTTACGGCGATGACGAGAGTACGGCCATGTTGACGCAGGAGCTTATGGTATATCTGGCCATGTTCATACGCACCGAACCGCAGCTGTTCCATGAAATGTTGCGCCTGCGCGTTGGCCTTATCATTCAGGTAATGGCCAAGGAGCTGTCGCGCACGCTGAACTGCGGCGGTGAAGCCGCCTCGGAGCATCTACTTAATCTGTCGCCATTTGAGATGAAGAATCTGCTTTATCACATACTAAGCGGCAAGGAGTTTGCCGTCAGCAGCG tggcACGCGGTAATCTATCCATTGTCAGCTGCAAATCGAGTCGCGTTAGCAAGAAGAGCCAAATTGGTTTGGGTGATCCGGAGGGCGAGGATGCACTTATAGCCACCATAGATGATCGCCAGGGTCAATGgttgcgtcgtcgtcgtctcgaTGGTGCTCTAAATCGTGTGCCACGTGATTTCTATTCACGTGTTTGGACCGTGCTGGAAAGATGTCAGGGCCTGGCCATTGAGGGTCGTGTGCTGCAGCAGAGTCTGACGCAGGAGATGACGCCAGGCGAACTGAAGTTTGCCTTGGAAGTGGAAACGGCATTGAATCAAATACCACAGCCTGAATATAGGCAGCTGGTAGTGGAGGCACTCATGGTACTCACCTTGGTTACCGAGCATAATATGGTGCCCAGTCTGGGTGATATCATTTATGTAGAACATCTGGTGCACAAGGCAAATCAACTGTTCTTGGAGGATCAGCGCAAAGTGCAAGGCGATGCCACGCTCTGCTGTGCCAAGCTTAAGGATGGCaaggagcaacagcaggccGCCTCGGGCATGCTGCTCTGTGGTGGTGCCGCCTACATCTGTCAGCATCTCTATGATAG TGCGCCCAGCGGCAGCTATGGCACCATGACCTACATGTCTCGCGCTGTGGCCCTTGTGCTTGACTGTGTGCCCAAGCATGGTGAAATGGAATGCGCCATCTCCTAA
- the LOC108606675 gene encoding probable phosphorylase b kinase regulatory subunit alpha isoform X3 yields MRSRSNSGVRLDYYQRIVHRLILAHQEPVTGLFPASNVNSHAWIRDNVYCILAVWGLSMAYKKIADQDEDRAKCYELEQSCVKLMRGLLMAMMNQKDKVEKFKMTQSPFDSLHAKYSSKNGLPVVADNEWGHLQIDAVSLYLLILAQMTASGLQIVFSLDEVSFIQNLVFYIESAYSIPDYGIWERGDKTNHGEPELNASSIGMAKAALEAMNELDLFGARGGPASVIHVLADEAHKCQAVLQSMLPRESNSKELDSGLLCVIGFPAFAVDDAQLIHNTKDAILSRLQGKYGCKRFLRDGYRTPKEDPTRLYYERWELRMFENIECEWPLFYCYLILFHAFQNDKRAVQDYADRLEKIMVRSEDGILLVPESYAVPQELVGNEYQKPGSQPREVVGRCPFLWGQSLFILGRLLQEGFLAVGELDPLNRRLGAQKKPDVVVQVVIIAEDNEIRDKLAEHDLHVQTIAEVAPIEVQPARVLSHLYTYLGRNRKLGLTGRKSRDVGILSTSKLYSLKDRIFAFTPQHIDYEEYYTTRDPDLLASNFTTNLAFLTNNWRHMLGRPTITLMATHYMLDQDKIPLAMIQTMRKLKSGYINGTRVMLGNLKDFLNTSAITDLSFLGSTEDGYPDRLHPDVQTYLDEHLLRSFSNRSTMNLRGGQLRPRHLRRRMSCKGAIKKTRSINVDSDNLGMEGPTPLTERRLSSIVPPPWLQANKQGHVSVFATTPEEGPTSPPQLGGELGLRENIYPVDPLHSRSAMDRRSEFVRQQEMPKILIQRHRAETNFADTEVEELIAMLRETENLDDQGDILQYLVDTQGLDFNTAGLGLKHKKDDDNASELEHEYADDAMLELQNIARGGVSGGGGAGAGAGVGAKRSMAVPTVIIDATTSTASNSSSSNNSNSAAAAKDEDNANSVVAPTSHAHAQSAATAASNNNNSFINDSSQSEGMLEEGRVVTVRDLLKGLYEKACQQKLWGLVRHTAGMLGKRVEDLGKAVTDLLVRQKQVTVGMPPNNEHTITAPLPEVELRQLIHDAYGDDESTAMLTQELMVYLAMFIRTEPQLFHEMLRLRVGLIIQVMAKELSRTLNCGGEAASEHLLNLSPFEMKNLLYHILSGKEFAVSSVARGNLSIVSCKSSRVSKKSQIGLGDPEGEDALIATIDDRQGQWLRRRRLDGALNRVPRDFYSRVWTVLERCQGLAIEGRVLQQSLTQEMTPGELKFALEVETALNQIPQPEYRQLVVEALMVLTLVTEHNMVPSLGDIIYVEHLVHKANQLFLEDQRKVQGDATLCCAKLKDGKEQQQAASGMLLCGGAAYICQHLYDSAPSGSYGTMTYMSRAVALVLDCVPKHGEMECAIS; encoded by the exons ATGCGTTCGCGTAGTAATTCGGGCGTGCGCCTGGACTATTATCAGCGCATAGTGCATCGTCTGATATTGGCGCATCAAGAGCCAGTGACTGGGCTGTTTCCCGCATCGAATGTAAACTCACACGCCTGGATTCGTGACAATGTTTATTGCATACTGGCCGTTTGGGGTCTATCGATGGCCTATAAAAAGATAGCCGACCAGGATGAGGATCGTGCCAAATGCTACGAGCTAGAGCAGAGCTGCGTCAAGCTAATGCGCGGCCTGCTCATGGCCATGATGAACCAAAAGGATAAAGTGgagaaatttaaaatgacaCAGAGTCCGTTCGATTCACTGCATGCCAAATATTCAAGCAAAAATGGTTTACCCGTTGTTGCAGACAATGAGTGGGGACATTTGCAAATCGATGCAGTGTCGCTCTATCTGCTTATCTTAGCACAAATGACGGCGTCCGGCTTGCAGATAGTTTTCTCACTGGACGAGGTCAGCTTTATACAGAATCTGGTATTCTATATAGAATCTGCTTACTCTATACCCGACTATGGCATTTGGGAGCGCGGCGACAAGACCAATCATGGCGAGCCCGAGCTAAACGCCAGCTCCATTGGCATGGCCAAGGCAGCATTGGAGGCCATGAACGAATTAGATTTATTTGGCGCACGTGGCGGTCCAGCTAGCGTGATACATGTACTGGCCGATGAGGCGCACAAATGCCAAGCAGTGCTGCAGTCCATGCTGCCACGCGAATCCAACAGCAAGGAACTGGACTCGGGTCTGCTGTGTGTCATTGGCTTTCCAGCCTTTGCTGTGGATGATGCACAGCTTATACACAATACCAAAGATGCCATACTATCACGCCTGCAGGGCAAATACGGCTGCAAGCGTTTCCTACGCGATGGCTATCGCACACCCAAAGAAGACCCAACGCGTCTCTACTACGAGCGCTGGGAACTGCGCATGTTTGAGAATATTGAATGCGAATGGCCGCTGTTCTATTGCTATTTAATTCTCTTTCATGCATTTCAAAATGATAAGCGTGCTGTGCAGGACTATGCAGATCGTCTGGAGAAGATTATGGTGCGCTCAGAAGATGGTATATTGCTTGTGCCTGAGAGCTATGCTGTGCCGCAGGAACTAGTGGGCAATGAGTATCAAAAGCCAGGCTCACAGCCACGTGAAGTTGTGGGCCGTTGTCCCTTTCTCTGGGGTCAGTCGCTGTTCATTTTAGGACGACTCTTGCAAGAG GGCTTTCTAGCTGTGGGCGAGCTGGATCCCTTGAATCGTCGCTTGGGTGCACAGAAGAAACCCGATGTGGTCGTTCAAGTAGTCATCATAGCGGAAGATAATGAGATACGCGATAAGCTGGCTGAGCACGACTTGCATGTGCAAACTATAGCCGAGGTGGCGCCCATTGAGGTGCAGCCTGCACGTGTCTTAAGTCATTTATATACCTATCTAGGACGCAATCGCAAGTTGGGCCTAACTGGACGCAAATCGCGTGATGTGGGCATCTTGAGCACGAGTAAATTGTATTCACTAAAGGATCGTATATTTGCGTTTACGCCACAG CATATCGACTATGAAGAATACTACACCACACGCGATCCCGATTTGCTTGCTAGCAATTTCACTACAAACTTAGCCTTCTTGACCAACAATTGGCGTCACATGTTGGGCCGGCCAACAATAACATTAATGGCAACGCATTATATGCTAG accAAGACAAAATACCGTTGGCCATGATACAAACAATGAGGAAATTGAAATCGGGCTACATCAATGGCACACGTGTTATGCTGGGAAATCTCAAGGACTTTCTCAATACTTCGGCCATAACGGATTTGAGCTTCTTAGGCAGCACAGAGGACGGCTATCCGGATCGTTTGCATCCGGATGTGCAAACCTATTTGGACGAGCATCTTCTGCGTTCGTTCAGCAATCGCAGCACCATGAATTTGCGCGGTGGACAGTTGCGTCCGCGTCATTTGCGTCGACGCATGTCCTGCAAGGGTGCAATCAAGAAGACGCGCTCCATCAATGTGGACT CTGACAATCTGGGCATGGAGGGACCTACGCCTTTGACCGAACGCCGTCTGTCGTCCATTGTGCCGCCTCCTTGGCTGCAGGCCAACAAGCAAGGACATGTAAGCGTGTTTGCCACAACACCCGAGGAGGGACCGACCTCACCACCCCAGCTGGGCGGAGAGCTGGGCCTGCGCGAGAATATCTATCCTGTGGATCCGTTGCACAGTCGTTCGGCCATGGATCGACGCAGCGAGTTTGTGCGCCAGCAAGAAA TGCCAAAAATTCTCATTCAACGCCATCGCGCGGAAACAAACTTTGCCGACACAGAGGTAGAGGAATTGATTGCAATGCTACGTGAAACGGAGAATCTCGATGACCAAGGCGACATCTTGCAGTATTTGGTTGATACCCAAGGCCTGGACTTTAATACGG CTGGGCTGGGATTAAAGCATAAGAAAGATGATGATAATGCGTCTG AGCTGGAGCACGAGTATGCGGATGATGCAATGCTTGAGTTGCAAAACATAGCTCGTGGTGGTGTtagcggtggtggtggtgctggtgctggtgctggtgttGGAGCCAAAAGGTCGATGGCCGTGCCAACAGTTATCATCGATGCCACTACATCCACagcgagcaacagcagcagcagcaacaacagtaacagcgccgccgccgccaaggATGAGGATAATGCTAATTCGGTTGTTGCTCCAACgtctcacgctcacgctcaatCCGCCGCCACAGCCgcctccaacaacaacaatagtttcATTAACGATTCTTCTCAATCTGAAGGAATGCTGGAAGAGGGACGCGTTGTGACAGTACGTGATCTGCTCAAGGGTCTCTATGAGAAGGCCTGCCAGCAGAAGCTTTGGGGTCTGGTGCGCCACACTGCCGGCATGCTGGGCAAACGTGTTGAGGACTTGGGTAAGGCAGTGACCGATCTGCTGGTGCGTCAAAAACAGGTAACCGTGGGCATGCCGCCGAACAATGAGCATACTATAACGGCACCCTTGCCCGAGGTAGAGCTGCGCCAGCTGATACACGAT GCTTACGGCGATGACGAGAGTACGGCCATGTTGACGCAGGAGCTTATGGTATATCTGGCCATGTTCATACGCACCGAACCGCAGCTGTTCCATGAAATGTTGCGCCTGCGCGTTGGCCTTATCATTCAGGTAATGGCCAAGGAGCTGTCGCGCACGCTGAACTGCGGCGGTGAAGCCGCCTCGGAGCATCTACTTAATCTGTCGCCATTTGAGATGAAGAATCTGCTTTATCACATACTAAGCGGCAAGGAGTTTGCCGTCAGCAGCG tggcACGCGGTAATCTATCCATTGTCAGCTGCAAATCGAGTCGCGTTAGCAAGAAGAGCCAAATTGGTTTGGGTGATCCGGAGGGCGAGGATGCACTTATAGCCACCATAGATGATCGCCAGGGTCAATGgttgcgtcgtcgtcgtctcgaTGGTGCTCTAAATCGTGTGCCACGTGATTTCTATTCACGTGTTTGGACCGTGCTGGAAAGATGTCAGGGCCTGGCCATTGAGGGTCGTGTGCTGCAGCAGAGTCTGACGCAGGAGATGACGCCAGGCGAACTGAAGTTTGCCTTGGAAGTGGAAACGGCATTGAATCAAATACCACAGCCTGAATATAGGCAGCTGGTAGTGGAGGCACTCATGGTACTCACCTTGGTTACCGAGCATAATATGGTGCCCAGTCTGGGTGATATCATTTATGTAGAACATCTGGTGCACAAGGCAAATCAACTGTTCTTGGAGGATCAGCGCAAAGTGCAAGGCGATGCCACGCTCTGCTGTGCCAAGCTTAAGGATGGCaaggagcaacagcaggccGCCTCGGGCATGCTGCTCTGTGGTGGTGCCGCCTACATCTGTCAGCATCTCTATGATAG TGCGCCCAGCGGCAGCTATGGCACCATGACCTACATGTCTCGCGCTGTGGCCCTTGTGCTTGACTGTGTGCCCAAGCATGGTGAAATGGAATGCGCCATCTCCTAA